Proteins encoded in a region of the Trichomycterus rosablanca isolate fTriRos1 chromosome 26, fTriRos1.hap1, whole genome shotgun sequence genome:
- the rnf128a gene encoding E3 ubiquitin-protein ligase RNF128a has translation MGVFGAVVVPGRLLLLLFTVQVSVTGLARAVTFSTAYLNISQTQPDSNLTEWSREEIGLYGIDSPTRSVTGALHLADPIHACANDTRFELAHGSAQWVALIQRGHGCTFTQKINAAARSGASAAVIINEPGTNNRVIQMSHPGTTIVAVMIGEIRGMELLKLLENGVTISVTIEMGLQHGLWMSHYSVLFISISFFIITTATIGYFIFYLVQRFTSVRLQSRKQKQMKATVMKAINQLQVRKLHGDQETGPNADSCAVCIESYKSGDVVCILTCNHFFHKLCVEPWLMEHQTCPMCKCDILKALGLQVDEEEQYVSSDSPDLRSSFPTGGDAETSNTNTDTHSDATTPGFESLYTSEHSTTVPHAHCGLKAVCVDVQPHYDNPTFENESCT, from the exons ATGGGGGTGTTTGGGGCAGTAGTAGTTCCGGGgcggttgttgttgttgttgtttactgTACAGGTGAGCGTTACAGGGTTAGCGCGCGCCGTCACCTTTTCCACCGCCTACCTGAACATCTCACAGACGCAGCCTGACTCGAACCTGACCGAGTGGAGTCGAGAGGAGATCGGTCTGTACGGGATCGACTCTCCCACCCGATCCGTTACCGGAGCCCTACACCTGGCTGACCCCATCCACGCATGTGCAAACGACACCCGCTTCGAGCTGGCCCACGGTAGCGCGCAGTGGGTCGCGCTCATTCAGCGCGGGCACGGGTGCACGTTCACGCAGAAGATCAACGCGGCGGCGCGCAGCGGAGCTTCAGCAGCGGTTATCATCAACGAGCCCGGAACAAACAACCGCGTCATCCAGATGTCACATCCGG gtaccaCCATTGTGGCGGTGATGATCGGTGAGATACGTGGTATGGAGCTGTTGAAGCTGCTGGAGAATGGTGTAACCATCTCCGTTACCATAGAGATGGGTCTCCAGCATGGCCTGTGGATGAGTCACTACTCCGTCTTATTTATCTCCATCTCCTTCTTTATCATCACCACGGCAACCATCGGCTACTTCATCTTTTACCTAGTGCAGAGGTTCACCAGCGTCCGGCTGCAGAGCCgcaaacag aaACAGATGAAAGCCACGGTGATGAAGGCGATTAATCAGCTTCAAGTGCGAAAACTTCACGGAGATCAG gaaacAGGACCGAACGCTGATTCCTGTGCTGTGTGTATTGAATCATATAAATCTGGTGATGTTGTCTGCATCCTTACCTGCAA TCATTTCTTCCATAAGCTGTGTGTTGAGCCGTGGTTGATGGAGCACCAGACCTGCCCCATGTGTAAGTGTGATATCCTGAAGGCTCTGGGTCTGCAG gTGGATGAGGAGGAGCAATACGTGTCGTCTGACTCTCCTGATTTGCGTTCATCATTTCCGACTGGCGGTGACGCAGAAACCTCAAACAccaacactgatacacacagtgACGCCACCACGCCCGGATTCGAATCCCTGTACACAAGTGAACATTCGACAACTGTTCCACATGCACACTGTG GTTTGAAGGCGGTGTGTGTGGATGTACAGCCGCACTACGATAACCCCACTTTTGAAAATGAATCCTGCACCTAG